The Blastococcus sp. HT6-4 genome window below encodes:
- a CDS encoding ABC transporter ATP-binding protein, with the protein MSSPPPSLLVEDLAYAYPDGHQALFGVDLRVERGERVALLGPNGAGKTTLVLHLNGILRAGRGRVDVAGLPVEKRTLQEIRRRVGVVFQDPDDQLFMPTVGEDVAFGPRNLGLPEPEVAERVAAALEQVRMADAADRPPHHLSFGQRRRVAVATVLAMQPEIVVLDEPSSNLDPAGRRELAEVLAELPVTLLMVTHDLPYAAQLCPRSVILDGGVVVADGPTPEVLTDAGLLAAHRLELPYGFDPTRL; encoded by the coding sequence GTGAGTTCTCCCCCGCCGTCCCTGCTGGTCGAGGACCTCGCCTACGCCTATCCCGACGGGCACCAGGCGCTGTTCGGCGTCGACCTGCGGGTCGAGCGGGGTGAGCGGGTGGCGCTGCTGGGCCCCAACGGTGCGGGGAAGACGACGCTCGTGCTGCACCTCAACGGCATCCTGCGCGCCGGCCGCGGCCGGGTGGACGTGGCCGGGCTGCCGGTGGAGAAGCGCACCCTGCAGGAGATCCGCCGCCGGGTCGGCGTGGTGTTCCAGGACCCCGACGACCAGCTGTTCATGCCGACCGTCGGCGAGGACGTCGCCTTCGGCCCGCGCAACCTCGGGCTGCCCGAGCCCGAGGTCGCCGAGCGGGTGGCGGCCGCCCTCGAGCAGGTCCGGATGGCCGACGCCGCCGACCGCCCGCCGCACCACCTGTCGTTCGGCCAGCGCCGCCGGGTCGCCGTCGCCACGGTCCTGGCCATGCAGCCGGAGATCGTCGTCCTCGACGAGCCGTCGTCGAACCTGGACCCGGCCGGCCGACGGGAGCTGGCCGAGGTGCTGGCCGAGCTGCCGGTGACCCTGCTGATGGTCACCCACGACCTGCCCTACGCCGCCCAGCTGTGCCCCCGGTCGGTGATCCTGGACGGCGGGGTGGTGGTCGCCGACGGCCCGACGCCGGAGGTGCTGACCGACGCCGGCCTGCTCGCCGCACACCGGCTCGAGCTGCCCTACGGGTTCGACCCCACGCGGCTCTAG
- the cbiQ gene encoding cobalt ECF transporter T component CbiQ, whose amino-acid sequence MGAGHGGSLLARYAPGSTAVHRLEPHTKLVSVLAFAVVVVSTPVHAPWAPAAYGGYLLAVLTAAAVAGVGPGRLARGLVVEVPFVAFAVLLPFVAQGPRVEVVGLSLSQTGLAAGGGLLAKATLSILAATVLAATTEPRALLRGLERLRLPQVLVQILMFMIRYADVVGGELHRMRIARESRGFSGGGLRGLRVLGATAGALFIRSYERGERVHLAMLSRGYTGSLPTGPAAAADPRAWAQALTLPLAAAAVLAAGMLLG is encoded by the coding sequence GTGGGCGCCGGTCACGGCGGCTCGCTGCTCGCCCGGTACGCGCCGGGCAGCACCGCCGTCCACCGGCTGGAGCCGCACACCAAGCTGGTGTCGGTCCTGGCGTTCGCGGTGGTCGTCGTCTCGACGCCGGTGCACGCCCCCTGGGCGCCGGCCGCCTACGGCGGGTACCTGCTCGCCGTGCTCACCGCCGCGGCCGTCGCCGGGGTCGGGCCCGGGCGGCTGGCACGGGGGCTGGTGGTGGAGGTGCCGTTCGTGGCCTTCGCCGTCCTCCTGCCGTTCGTGGCCCAAGGCCCGCGGGTGGAGGTGGTGGGGCTCTCGCTGTCGCAGACCGGCCTGGCCGCCGGGGGCGGTCTGCTGGCCAAGGCGACGCTGTCGATCCTCGCGGCGACCGTGCTGGCGGCGACGACGGAGCCGCGGGCGCTGCTGCGCGGGCTGGAGCGGCTCCGGCTGCCGCAGGTGCTCGTCCAGATCCTCATGTTCATGATCCGGTACGCCGACGTCGTCGGCGGCGAGCTGCACCGCATGCGGATCGCCCGGGAGTCCCGGGGGTTCAGCGGCGGCGGCCTGCGCGGGCTCCGCGTGCTGGGCGCCACCGCGGGCGCGCTGTTCATCCGGTCCTACGAGCGCGGCGAGCGGGTGCACCTGGCGATGCTCAGCCGCGGGTACACCGGCAGCCTGCCCACCGGCCCGGCGGCCGCGGCCGATCCGCGCGCGTGGGCGCAGGCGCTGACCCTCCCCCTGGCGGCGGCCGCCGTGCTGGCGGCCGGGATGCTGCTGGGGTGA